One window of the Sphaerochaeta associata genome contains the following:
- a CDS encoding putative bifunctional diguanylate cyclase/phosphodiesterase, giving the protein MLDFPKNKKTLSSWKSFIVPSLLILVLFLAAGLLVINALSTFYYQERVQEASLLAKSYTSVLSTVIDAEHQLDLQLRSTLKVAGVIMSKYTEPISNAQLATMAENLDIDVIYLYDSNLTITHSSDDKYIGWITPASHPVRDFYESTEQFRAEEIRADTESGVLYKYGYYRFDDGRMVQVGILASNIEELYAQFEPQYIVERLSKDATHTRLAFLGPEGKVIAATDSSLRGSVLHPDTIGLPISANSYIKTGWEGRNYLALHLPITLKEAFAGSLVLYYDLTQMEKLILRLTIIISLTLLVFYLLFAYSLFTVYKKNRRILHLAYLDELTGLPNLRNYHAYLEELRCQHLALIVLNPLNFRLVNILYGYDHGNSVLIQIGRHLREISMQKQNLQPFRLSDDRFLVVIKDEASLDHLLAICQELLCIKEDTNLVGSIAVSIGLVQSTGPSHDATRLLKEALIALNSTSDSHLIQAYNTELEEKLIRVDAIEQEIKQALGGEEGIISLVFQPIYDGDVGQIVSFEALARMKSKKLGVIHPLEFIAIAEKRQLIIALGQKILSLACDFITQLRMRGIYEVSVAVNVSALQLMEDSFISHIVNLSKEKQIPLTQLEVELTESVFAQDLQFIATQLEELRALGILVAIDDFGTGYSSLSRLETLPIDYLKLDRSFVEKLQNSGEHGFVSDIISLAHHIDKLVIAEGVETEEQEEELQKLGCDYMQGYLYSRPVPAEQALDLLLAAENNDEQP; this is encoded by the coding sequence GTGCTAGACTTTCCTAAAAACAAGAAAACTCTCAGCTCTTGGAAGTCTTTCATTGTACCCTCCCTGCTCATCCTTGTCTTGTTTTTAGCGGCAGGCCTCTTGGTGATCAACGCCCTTTCGACATTCTATTATCAAGAACGAGTACAAGAAGCCTCGCTTCTTGCAAAAAGCTATACCAGTGTCCTGAGCACGGTCATCGATGCCGAACACCAGCTTGACCTGCAGTTGCGTAGCACTCTGAAGGTAGCGGGCGTCATCATGAGCAAATATACCGAGCCTATTTCGAATGCGCAGCTGGCAACAATGGCAGAGAATCTTGATATCGATGTCATTTATCTATATGACAGTAATTTAACAATCACCCATTCAAGCGACGACAAGTATATAGGATGGATCACCCCTGCATCCCATCCGGTACGAGACTTCTATGAGAGTACAGAACAATTCCGTGCCGAGGAGATCAGGGCCGATACGGAGAGCGGGGTTCTCTACAAGTACGGCTATTATCGCTTCGATGATGGAAGAATGGTGCAGGTCGGTATTCTGGCATCCAACATCGAAGAGCTCTACGCCCAGTTTGAGCCTCAGTACATCGTCGAGCGGTTGAGCAAGGATGCAACACATACCCGCCTTGCCTTTCTCGGCCCTGAAGGAAAGGTCATTGCTGCTACTGACTCCTCGCTCAGAGGCTCTGTACTCCATCCTGATACCATTGGCCTGCCGATATCCGCGAATTCCTACATCAAGACCGGCTGGGAAGGCAGAAATTACCTTGCGCTCCATCTTCCTATCACCCTCAAGGAGGCCTTTGCAGGCTCCTTGGTTCTCTACTATGATTTGACACAGATGGAGAAGCTCATCCTGAGGTTGACCATCATCATCAGTCTCACCCTGCTGGTATTTTATCTTCTCTTCGCATATTCCCTCTTTACCGTCTACAAGAAAAATCGACGCATTCTACACCTCGCCTATCTCGACGAACTCACCGGTCTGCCGAACTTGAGAAATTACCATGCGTATCTTGAGGAACTGCGTTGTCAGCATCTTGCGCTGATAGTCCTAAATCCATTGAATTTCAGATTGGTCAACATCCTTTACGGCTATGACCATGGCAACAGTGTCCTTATCCAAATTGGCCGGCATCTGAGAGAAATTTCGATGCAAAAACAGAATCTACAGCCATTCAGACTCTCCGACGACCGATTTCTCGTGGTCATCAAGGACGAGGCTTCCTTGGATCACTTGCTCGCCATCTGTCAGGAACTGCTTTGCATCAAGGAAGATACGAACCTGGTCGGATCGATTGCAGTTTCGATCGGGCTTGTGCAAAGTACAGGGCCTTCCCACGATGCAACACGGTTACTGAAGGAAGCCCTCATCGCCTTGAACAGCACCTCAGATTCCCACCTGATTCAGGCATACAACACCGAGCTTGAGGAAAAACTCATCAGAGTCGATGCCATAGAGCAGGAAATCAAACAGGCGCTGGGCGGAGAAGAGGGTATCATCAGCCTCGTCTTCCAACCGATATACGATGGCGATGTCGGGCAAATCGTCAGCTTTGAAGCCCTTGCCAGGATGAAGAGCAAGAAACTGGGAGTGATACATCCTCTTGAATTCATTGCGATTGCCGAAAAAAGGCAGCTCATCATTGCCTTGGGACAGAAAATCCTATCCTTGGCTTGTGACTTCATCACGCAGCTACGAATGCGGGGTATATACGAGGTATCGGTCGCAGTCAATGTATCCGCCTTGCAGTTGATGGAAGACTCCTTCATCAGCCATATTGTTAATTTGTCTAAAGAAAAGCAGATACCGCTCACCCAGCTGGAAGTCGAATTGACCGAATCGGTCTTCGCTCAGGATCTTCAATTCATCGCCACCCAACTGGAAGAGCTCAGAGCCCTCGGTATTTTGGTTGCCATCGATGACTTTGGAACCGGATACTCATCACTGAGCCGCTTGGAAACCCTGCCGATCGACTATCTGAAGCTGGACCGTTCGTTTGTTGAGAAGTTGCAGAATTCCGGTGAGCATGGATTCGTCAGCGATATCATCTCCTTGGCACACCATATAGACAAACTGGTTATCGCCGAAGGCGTTGAAACGGAGGAGCAGGAAGAAGAGTTGCAAAAGCTCGGCTGCGATTATATGCAGGGCTACCTGTACAGCAGACCCGTACCCGCCGAACAGGCTTTGGACCTGCTACTTGCTGCAGAGAACAATGATGAACAGCCGTAA
- a CDS encoding 4Fe-4S binding protein: MKRDVTILRVLLFLYILFCLILAGLNQGPDKELAKVVAPYWHAYENEGKTLLILICGLLTYRITGRKGRNTMRSKNLKRFFLAALILHITLPIATGNPELYFFAMPLPWTTLPLQAGYEGSAFYQSHLQTLGLGGIRFALRFFWIYSAFIAIGTVLLGRRLQCSSLCLFNGFAAEIFDPAIPLFSKKKRRESEKSLQLLTHLRIIYLVLALAFTFFWIFIPYFDELQHHMGAVRMLELFWYLGANLILAMAFWVAVNGRFYCHLCPLGTTLSALAKLGGMRIQTDVGSCIGCGACDRACPLSISIQEKALSGLPVLSSRCVGCGHCIDACPKQTLRYETTFLSYLRALKNDK; the protein is encoded by the coding sequence ATGAAACGGGATGTAACAATCCTTAGGGTGCTCCTCTTTCTCTACATCCTCTTCTGCCTCATTCTTGCCGGGCTCAACCAGGGACCGGACAAGGAGTTGGCGAAAGTCGTCGCCCCCTATTGGCATGCCTATGAGAACGAGGGGAAAACCCTCTTGATTCTCATCTGCGGCCTCCTTACCTATCGCATCACGGGTCGTAAGGGCCGGAACACCATGCGATCGAAGAACCTCAAGAGGTTCTTCCTTGCAGCCCTCATCCTGCATATCACCCTGCCGATCGCCACGGGCAATCCCGAGCTTTACTTCTTTGCCATGCCGCTTCCCTGGACGACACTGCCGCTGCAGGCCGGTTATGAAGGTTCGGCCTTCTACCAAAGCCATTTGCAGACACTCGGTCTTGGGGGCATACGGTTCGCACTTCGCTTTTTCTGGATCTACAGTGCTTTCATCGCAATCGGCACCGTGTTGCTGGGGCGAAGACTGCAATGTTCCTCCCTTTGTCTCTTCAACGGCTTCGCTGCTGAGATTTTTGATCCTGCCATTCCACTTTTTTCCAAGAAAAAGAGAAGAGAAAGCGAGAAATCGTTACAGCTACTGACCCATCTAAGAATCATCTACCTAGTCTTGGCCCTGGCTTTCACGTTCTTTTGGATCTTCATTCCCTATTTCGACGAACTGCAACACCATATGGGTGCTGTACGTATGCTTGAATTGTTCTGGTATCTTGGAGCCAACCTGATACTCGCAATGGCCTTTTGGGTTGCCGTCAACGGAAGGTTTTACTGCCATCTGTGCCCCTTGGGGACCACCCTCTCCGCCTTGGCGAAGCTGGGGGGAATGCGCATACAAACCGATGTCGGTTCATGCATTGGCTGTGGGGCCTGCGATCGAGCCTGTCCCCTCTCGATATCCATACAGGAAAAGGCATTATCGGGCTTGCCTGTTCTCTCTTCCCGGTGTGTAGGATGCGGCCATTGCATCGATGCCTGCCCAAAGCAGACACTCCGGTATGAAACAACATTTTTGTCCTATCTTAGAGCCTTGAAGAACGACAAATAG
- a CDS encoding tryptophan-rich sensory protein, protein MKRVPVLVALSYLIMVTVNALANILPIAGMNTGAVSDSYPNLFAPAGITFSIWGVIYLLLALHTLYQFTNKLEGKLDTIGLLFSLSSVANALWIFSWHYRKIGLSVVLMLCILGLLIRINLLIQNMKGDRMFHWSVRIPFAVYFGWITVATIANVTTLLVSAKFTGFGISEPVWTAVILVTGVLIGLAWAFKAKEKAYLITLIWAYTGILIKHTSQEGFASQYTMVIVVVCLALAAFVVSLGLLFRQPKRV, encoded by the coding sequence ATGAAACGAGTTCCCGTTCTTGTCGCCCTCAGCTACCTGATCATGGTTACCGTAAACGCCCTTGCAAATATTCTTCCGATAGCCGGGATGAATACCGGTGCTGTCTCGGATTCCTACCCCAACCTGTTCGCACCGGCAGGCATCACCTTCTCCATCTGGGGTGTCATCTACCTGTTGCTCGCCTTGCATACGCTCTACCAGTTCACCAATAAACTGGAGGGAAAACTTGACACCATCGGTCTGCTTTTCTCCCTCTCCTCGGTAGCCAATGCACTGTGGATCTTCAGCTGGCACTATCGTAAGATCGGCCTTTCGGTAGTGTTGATGCTGTGCATTCTCGGGCTTCTGATCCGCATCAATCTTTTGATTCAGAACATGAAGGGGGACAGGATGTTTCACTGGTCGGTGCGCATCCCCTTTGCCGTCTATTTCGGATGGATCACCGTTGCCACCATCGCCAATGTAACAACACTGCTGGTTTCAGCCAAATTCACAGGATTCGGAATCTCCGAACCAGTATGGACGGCGGTAATCTTGGTGACAGGAGTACTCATCGGCCTGGCTTGGGCGTTCAAGGCCAAGGAAAAAGCGTATCTTATAACCCTTATCTGGGCGTACACAGGCATCCTGATCAAGCATACTTCGCAAGAAGGCTTCGCCTCACAGTACACGATGGTTATTGTCGTAGTATGTCTTGCTTTGGCCGCCTTTGTAGTTTCGCTCGGTCTCCTCTTCAGACAACCCAAGCGTGTATGA
- the mgrA gene encoding L-glyceraldehyde 3-phosphate reductase, whose protein sequence is MYKPNPQRYDAMLYNRCGKSGLKLPAVSLGLWQNFGDQTSLANARKMLHTAFDLGITHFDLANNYGPPAGSAELNFGKLLAQDFASYRDELVISTKAGYLMWPGPYGEWGSRKYLLSSLDASLKRMGLEYVDIFYSHRFDPDTPLEETMGALASAYRSGKCLYVGISSYSAAKTKEAYAILKQMGIPLLIHQPSYSMLNRWVEADLLGTLDELGMGTICFSPLAQGMLTDRYLKEIPQGSRASRQGSSLSPAMLSEENLANIRSLNEIARQRGQSLPQMALAWCLRRKEITSVLIGASSPEQIIENVGALQNLVFSEDELAGIDSFAKDGNINLWARSSKD, encoded by the coding sequence ATGTATAAACCAAACCCTCAGCGCTACGATGCCATGTTGTACAATCGGTGTGGCAAAAGCGGATTGAAGCTGCCGGCCGTCTCCCTCGGGTTGTGGCAGAATTTCGGGGACCAGACATCTTTGGCGAATGCAAGGAAGATGTTGCATACGGCATTCGACCTCGGTATAACCCACTTTGACTTGGCCAACAACTATGGTCCTCCCGCAGGATCGGCTGAGCTGAATTTCGGTAAGCTTTTGGCCCAGGATTTCGCCTCCTACCGCGATGAGCTGGTGATTTCCACGAAAGCCGGATATTTGATGTGGCCCGGTCCGTATGGAGAGTGGGGGAGTCGCAAATACCTGCTGTCCAGTCTCGATGCAAGTCTCAAACGGATGGGGCTTGAATATGTGGATATCTTCTATTCGCATCGCTTCGACCCCGATACACCGCTTGAGGAAACCATGGGAGCCCTTGCTTCTGCCTATCGAAGCGGCAAGTGCCTGTATGTGGGAATCTCATCCTATTCGGCTGCAAAGACGAAAGAAGCGTATGCCATACTCAAGCAGATGGGCATTCCCCTGTTGATTCATCAACCATCCTACTCCATGCTCAATCGTTGGGTGGAGGCTGATCTGCTGGGTACACTGGATGAGTTGGGCATGGGAACCATCTGCTTCTCCCCCTTGGCACAAGGTATGTTGACCGACCGATACCTGAAGGAAATTCCCCAAGGCAGTCGTGCTTCCCGTCAAGGCAGCTCCCTCTCTCCGGCCATGCTCAGTGAAGAAAACCTCGCAAACATCCGTTCACTCAATGAGATCGCCAGGCAGCGCGGCCAAAGCCTGCCTCAAATGGCTTTGGCTTGGTGCTTGAGACGCAAGGAGATCACCAGTGTCCTCATCGGGGCAAGCTCGCCCGAGCAGATCATCGAGAACGTCGGAGCGTTGCAAAACCTGGTGTTCAGCGAGGATGAACTTGCCGGAATCGATTCCTTTGCAAAGGATGGAAATATCAACCTCTGGGCGCGATCGAGCAAGGATTGA
- a CDS encoding glutathione peroxidase, giving the protein MLTIYDFKAVANNQSEFDFAQLQNKTLLIVNTASKCGFTPQYDDLEKLYQQYKDSGLVVIGFPCDQFAHQEPGSDADIAEYCRVNHGVTFPLMSKIDVNGKNTHPVFAWLKEQASGKLGSSIKWNFTKFLVEKDGLTVHRYAPTESPLALIPKLQEVL; this is encoded by the coding sequence ATGCTGACCATATATGATTTCAAGGCGGTTGCGAACAACCAGAGCGAGTTTGATTTTGCACAATTGCAGAACAAGACGCTATTGATTGTCAACACAGCCAGCAAATGCGGTTTTACACCGCAATATGATGATTTGGAGAAGTTGTATCAGCAATACAAGGACTCCGGTCTTGTGGTCATAGGTTTCCCTTGTGACCAATTCGCCCATCAGGAGCCCGGCAGTGATGCCGATATCGCCGAATATTGCAGAGTCAACCACGGAGTTACGTTTCCCTTGATGAGTAAAATTGATGTCAATGGAAAGAATACCCATCCCGTCTTTGCCTGGCTGAAAGAGCAAGCCTCGGGCAAATTGGGGAGTTCCATCAAATGGAATTTCACAAAATTCCTGGTCGAGAAGGATGGACTTACCGTCCACCGCTATGCTCCTACAGAATCCCCACTCGCTCTGATTCCAAAACTCCAGGAGGTACTCTAA
- a CDS encoding MarR family winged helix-turn-helix transcriptional regulator, with translation MAYDQLLLSNQLCFRFYALERELMAAYRPLLDHLGLTYAQYITLLYLWEHEKATVGELCTALSLDTGTMSPLLKRLESAHLIERHRLPSDERTVEVLLTKKGWELEQKAVSIPSHIATCLLSNDRDEQGRKYVELRQMLDQTLEQLKQTRKEREEGR, from the coding sequence ATGGCCTATGATCAACTCTTGCTGTCCAATCAACTCTGCTTTCGCTTCTACGCCTTGGAACGGGAGCTCATGGCTGCCTACCGACCGCTGCTCGACCACCTGGGTTTGACCTATGCCCAATACATCACGCTTCTCTATTTGTGGGAGCATGAAAAAGCGACGGTGGGGGAACTCTGTACAGCATTGAGCCTGGATACCGGGACCATGTCGCCACTGCTCAAGCGCCTCGAATCTGCACATTTGATCGAGCGTCACCGCCTTCCCAGCGATGAGAGGACGGTGGAGGTGTTGCTTACCAAGAAAGGATGGGAGTTGGAACAGAAGGCTGTCTCCATCCCAAGTCATATAGCAACATGTCTGCTCAGCAACGATCGTGATGAACAGGGCAGAAAGTATGTAGAGTTGAGACAGATGCTCGACCAGACGCTCGAACAACTGAAGCAGACCCGCAAGGAGCGGGAAGAAGGCAGGTAA
- a CDS encoding lipocalin family protein → MKQVQKVAMICVVAAALASLVGCATTIPEADRLTTVDALDLDRYLGSWYEIARYQHGFEKNLVGAKADYSLRDDGRIQVVNSGLKKTLDGKLTSVKAVAWRPDEAQPGRLKVKFFGLFTSDYLVFGLDEQQYQWALVGNDSRDYLWFLSRTPFVSDELLSTMKQLAREQGYDLENLFLVPQKER, encoded by the coding sequence ATGAAACAGGTGCAAAAAGTTGCGATGATCTGTGTTGTAGCGGCTGCATTGGCATCCCTCGTCGGGTGTGCAACCACAATCCCTGAAGCGGATCGCCTTACAACCGTCGATGCTTTGGACTTGGATCGGTATCTTGGGTCTTGGTACGAAATTGCTCGGTACCAACACGGTTTCGAGAAGAACCTGGTTGGGGCGAAAGCCGATTACTCCCTTCGTGACGACGGACGCATACAAGTGGTGAACAGTGGATTGAAAAAAACATTGGACGGAAAACTCACCTCGGTCAAGGCGGTGGCTTGGAGGCCCGATGAAGCACAGCCCGGGCGGCTTAAGGTGAAATTTTTCGGTCTGTTCACTTCCGACTACCTGGTGTTCGGTTTGGATGAGCAGCAGTACCAGTGGGCGTTGGTGGGCAATGATTCGAGAGACTATCTTTGGTTCCTGTCCCGAACGCCTTTCGTCAGTGATGAGCTGCTCTCCACCATGAAGCAGCTGGCCCGGGAACAGGGCTATGACCTGGAGAACCTCTTTTTAGTACCCCAGAAAGAGCGATGA
- the pflA gene encoding pyruvate formate-lyase-activating protein: MSVIGSVHSVESLGTLDGPGLRYVVFLQGCSLRCRYCHNPDTWNLKGGKSTDSRDLVKEILGYRNFIAKGGVTISGGEPLKQPEFALDVIERLKQEGLHTALDTAGSVPLELAKPVLDAADLILLDIKSLDDRMCFSLTGMGNANTLSTLAYCQSIGKKVWIRHVLVPGWTLEEQMLKELADFLKAFSCIEQVELLPYHRMGQYKWEQLKLHYSFKDVPEPTKRELLMARSIFEEQGHRVLMTNLTDEKESKVG; the protein is encoded by the coding sequence ATGTCGGTAATCGGATCTGTACACTCGGTGGAGAGTCTCGGGACCTTGGATGGTCCGGGGCTGCGCTATGTGGTCTTCCTGCAAGGGTGCTCGCTGAGATGCCGCTATTGTCATAATCCCGATACATGGAATTTGAAGGGAGGAAAGAGCACCGACAGCAGGGACTTGGTAAAGGAGATTCTGGGATACCGGAACTTCATCGCCAAGGGCGGGGTCACCATCAGCGGCGGAGAGCCGCTGAAGCAACCCGAGTTCGCACTTGACGTAATCGAGCGACTGAAGCAGGAAGGCTTGCACACAGCCCTCGACACTGCCGGCAGCGTCCCGCTGGAACTGGCCAAGCCGGTGCTCGATGCCGCCGACCTGATCCTTCTGGATATCAAGAGCCTGGACGACAGGATGTGCTTCAGTCTTACCGGCATGGGCAACGCAAACACCTTGTCCACCCTCGCCTACTGCCAGAGCATCGGCAAGAAGGTGTGGATACGACATGTATTGGTTCCTGGCTGGACGCTTGAGGAACAGATGCTGAAAGAGCTGGCTGACTTTTTGAAAGCCTTCAGCTGCATCGAACAGGTCGAACTGCTGCCCTACCACAGGATGGGTCAGTACAAGTGGGAGCAGCTGAAGCTGCACTACAGCTTCAAGGACGTCCCCGAGCCTACGAAACGTGAGTTGCTGATGGCCCGGTCGATCTTCGAGGAACAAGGTCATAGGGTCTTGATGACCAACCTTACCGATGAGAAGGAGAGCAAGGTCGGTTGA